One segment of ANME-2 cluster archaeon DNA contains the following:
- a CDS encoding ATP-binding protein, which translates to MDNRKDKLRLVVEEYWRKEIPTAIERKIALKTESDLINDIIGPRRAGKTFLMFSTIQALLEGKVENEATIYINFENRKLLPLTPDYFNDLVEVIHARKLLEKHTKVYIFLDEVQRVEGWEKYIRSIYDEFKGRTKIFISGSTSRLTGSELSYLLTGRHLTTTVQPLSFGEFLLFKGFNLQPGYLIEEDIAVVKEYLREYLEFGGFPEVALIKTGKEELLQTLFTDIISRDILPKAKRRGEIVEDMAYLLCSNSGRLASFSKLTRTLGAMGVKVSVPTFEKYFSTMKEAFLFFDLKVFSYKVRDQMQYPRKIYCIDPGFVNFAGFRFSEDRGRLMENLVAVELLRRVSLKPVMELFYWKDQQHREVDFVVREGIKVRQLIQVTFAADRVGIAKREINALVKAGDELGCSELLVITWEYEGEDVVKGKRIVYRQLWKWLLGRD; encoded by the coding sequence ATGGATAATCGGAAAGATAAATTAAGACTAGTGGTCGAAGAATACTGGAGAAAAGAAATACCAACAGCCATAGAACGAAAAATCGCTTTAAAGACCGAAAGCGACCTCATAAATGATATCATAGGTCCAAGAAGGGCAGGCAAGACATTTTTAATGTTCTCGACCATCCAGGCACTCCTGGAGGGCAAAGTAGAAAACGAAGCCACCATATATATCAATTTCGAGAACAGGAAACTGCTCCCACTTACACCGGATTATTTCAATGACCTGGTCGAAGTAATCCATGCCAGGAAGCTTCTTGAAAAGCATACAAAGGTATATATTTTCCTTGATGAGGTCCAGAGGGTTGAGGGATGGGAAAAATATATACGAAGTATATACGATGAATTCAAAGGACGGACCAAGATTTTTATTTCCGGTTCAACCTCACGGCTGACCGGGTCAGAGTTAAGTTATCTGTTGACAGGCAGGCATTTAACCACAACGGTCCAGCCTTTGAGCTTTGGTGAATTCTTATTGTTCAAAGGTTTCAACCTGCAACCAGGATATCTTATCGAAGAGGATATTGCAGTAGTAAAGGAATATCTAAGGGAATACCTTGAGTTCGGGGGATTTCCAGAGGTTGCACTGATAAAAACGGGGAAGGAAGAACTGCTACAGACATTATTCACTGACATCATAAGCCGGGACATTCTGCCAAAAGCGAAAAGGCGGGGCGAGATTGTTGAGGACATGGCGTATTTATTGTGCTCCAATTCAGGTAGACTGGCAAGTTTCTCTAAATTGACCCGGACGCTGGGGGCAATGGGGGTCAAGGTCTCTGTGCCTACTTTCGAGAAGTATTTCTCCACCATGAAAGAGGCGTTCCTGTTCTTCGACCTTAAGGTATTTTCATACAAGGTCAGGGACCAGATGCAGTATCCGAGAAAGATTTACTGCATTGATCCGGGTTTTGTTAATTTTGCTGGTTTTCGGTTCTCTGAGGACCGGGGACGGTTGATGGAAAACCTGGTTGCTGTTGAACTGCTGCGAAGAGTATCCCTGAAACCTGTGATGGAATTATTTTATTGGAAAGACCAGCAGCATAGGGAGGTCGATTTTGTTGTCAGGGAAGGGATCAAGGTCAGGCAGCTGATCCAGGTAACTTTTGCTGCTGACAGGGTTGGGATTGCGAAGCGGGAGATCAATGCGCTGGTTAAGGCTGGGGATGAACTGGGGTGTAGCGAGTTGCTTGTAATTACGTGGGAGTATGAGGGGGAGGATGTTGTGAAGGGGAAAAGGATTGTTTACAGGCAGTTGTGGAAATGGCTTTTGGGAAGGGATTAG